DNA sequence from the Streptomyces cinnabarinus genome:
TCCCCCGCGGCCGCGCTGAGGTTCTGGCTCATCTCGGGGGTGTGCCGGTGGCCGCCGCCGACGCCGTACGGCGTCATGGAGCCCATGACCTCGCTGCCCAGCAGATGGGCCTTGGGGGTCTTGCCCGCGCCGGAGGTGCCGGACGCGGCGACGATCACGGCCTCGGGCTCGGCGAGGGAGGCGGCGTAGGCCGGGAAGAGGGCGAGGGAGACGGCGGTCGGGTAGCAACCGGGCACCGCGACGCGCTTGGACCCCTCCAGCGCGGCGCGGGCACCCGGCAGTTCGGGCAGGCCGTAGGGCCAGGTGCCGGCGTGCGGGGAGCCGTAGAACCTCTCCCAGTCGGCCGGGTCCGTCAGGCGGAAGTCGGCGCCCATGTCGACGACGAGCACCTCCGGGCCGAGCTGCTCGGCGACGGCGGCGGACTGGCCGTGCGGCAGCGCGAGGAAGACGACGTCGTGCCCGGCGAGCACTTCGGTGGTGGTGGGCTCCAGGACGCGGTCGGCCAGCGGCAGCAGGTGCGGTTG
Encoded proteins:
- the argC gene encoding N-acetyl-gamma-glutamyl-phosphate reductase; translation: MAVRAAVAGASGYAGGELLRLLLAHPQVEIGALTGNSNAGQRLGALQPHLLPLADRVLEPTTTEVLAGHDVVFLALPHGQSAAVAEQLGPEVLVVDMGADFRLTDPADWERFYGSPHAGTWPYGLPELPGARAALEGSKRVAVPGCYPTAVSLALFPAYAASLAEPEAVIVAASGTSGAGKTPKAHLLGSEVMGSMTPYGVGGGHRHTPEMSQNLSAAAGEQVSVSFTPTLAPMPRGILATCTAKAKPGVTAESVRAAYEKAFADEPFVHLLPEGQWPATASVYGSNAVQVQVAYDEAAGRIIAISAIDNLTKGTAGGAVQSMNLALGLDESTGLTTIGVAP